From Onychostoma macrolepis isolate SWU-2019 chromosome 05, ASM1243209v1, whole genome shotgun sequence:
GTGTTCGTTGAAGCGCTTGCCGCAGACGCTGCAGCCGTAGGGCCGCTCGCCCGTGTGCGTGCGCAGGTGTATGCGCAGCTGGCCCTGGTGACCGTAGCTCTTCCCGCACTGACCGCAGGCGAAGGGCCGCTCTCCGGTGTGCGTGCGCCGGTGGTTCCTCAGCAGATCGGCGCGGTCGAAGCCCTTCCCGCACTGACCGCAGACGTGCGTCTTCTCCGCGGCGTGAGACCTGACCTCGCACTGACCGCACGAGTCGCTCGGTCTCGAGTCTGGAGACAGCATCGTGTGAAACGAGCCGGAGAACCCCTCGTCGGACAGACCATCTGGACTGGACTCTTCATCGGACACGGTAAGGTGTTGGTCCGTCACTACCGTTACTTTAACGTCACACTCGTTAGAGCTGATCTCCGGCTCTGAAGGACATTTAAACGCGGCGTGACGTTCAGAGTCAGCGTTCTCCTCGCTGTCCTCGGACTTGATTTCTTTACTGCTGTGTTTAGGAGAAGCGTGAGGGTTCGACAGGTCCACAGCACATCCGTCCTCCGTGTCTGGGTCGGCCTTCACAAATAAATATGGTCTTGTTGCACAGTTCTTGTTTAAGTGGAGCGACGTGGCGTCTGTGGCTTGTGATTTAACGCGGCTGCTCAGTGAATCTCCAGCCGTCTCGGTCTGATCGCTGTATTCGCTCGTCTGAGCAGATAAAGTCTGGCTAAAAGGGTTTCTTGAAAAGTCAAGCTGAGCCACAACATGGTCTTCATCTtctgcaaaacacacaaaaacatctcGTTACTGGCGTTGCTTTTGCTGTCTGTTGTGACAGTGAATTAAGAAACTAATATTTCACCCCTCTCTCGCCTTATGTTGTTTACATTTACTTGTACGTTATATCTGATTGTTTTTATCAAATGATAATCACAGAAGGAATAAATCAGATGCACATCTCTTATGGGCAACACTATCATTTGCACATATtagccaaaaaagaaaaaaaaaagcagcgtAGTTTATACTTCCTATGACATCATTTTCCAAATTGCACTCAcctgtttttatataatttgtctttttttcttttgtagaaAGTCGTTTTCTCAGATCTTCATTTTCTGACTCTATCCGCTGAATTTTACGCTGATATTCGCCGACGGTTTGTTCCACTGAGTCCAGAATATCACTGACCGTCGCACGGAAGATTTCATTTAATGAAGATTCAAGAAAGGCTTTTAAATCGCCAAACTTCGCCATTTCCACGAACACTCGGAGCCGCAGAGACCGAGGAAGAGCCGCGAGCGCCGCCGGACTCAGCGCTGCCCCCCGCGGCCTGGAGGAGAACCGCAGCCGCTGCTCAACATGACCTCGGGTAATAACCAATAATATCCCTTTATTAGTCTCTGGATCAGTGACGTGACGACACAGTGATTCATTTCTGTGCTTAACATGTTAGTGAGTTACACGCTGCTGATATTTGGGATGATGTGTTGCTGATGATGGACGGACTGACCAGGAGACGCTGGGATGAGCTCAGaggacaggtgtgtgtgtgtgtgtgtgtgtgtgtgtgtgtgtgtgtgtgtgtgagagtgtgtgtgtgagagagagagattctaCAGTAAGGTCAGACATGAGCTGAGCTCCTGAAAAATTGAAGATAAATTgagacaataatttaaaaatatcttccaaAAGTAGTAGATTCAGCACAAAACAACATGTAGACGAATCTTTTGTTGAATTTTTGATTTTttgggagtttttttttttttttttaaaccacacTTGAATCTGGGGGAAGTTCAGAAGAAGATATTCATGTTGGAAAAGATAACATCaagcaacaaaaacaacaactaagaGAAAAACCTTACAGGAGAAGAAaggtaaagacattttaaataagaCTGATATTTCATTAGCTCTCTGTGAGCTTTTACTTAGAGGAACAACACAAAGAGACATTTTGGACAC
This genomic window contains:
- the LOC131540890 gene encoding zinc finger protein 391 yields the protein MAKFGDLKAFLESSLNEIFRATVSDILDSVEQTVGEYQRKIQRIESENEDLRKRLSTKEKKTNYIKTEDEDHVVAQLDFSRNPFSQTLSAQTSEYSDQTETAGDSLSSRVKSQATDATSLHLNKNCATRPYLFVKADPDTEDGCAVDLSNPHASPKHSSKEIKSEDSEENADSERHAAFKCPSEPEISSNECDVKVTVVTDQHLTVSDEESSPDGLSDEGFSGSFHTMLSPDSRPSDSCGQCEVRSHAAEKTHVCGQCGKGFDRADLLRNHRRTHTGERPFACGQCGKSYGHQGQLRIHLRTHTGERPYGCSVCGKRFNEHNQLKVHLRTHTGERPYACAVCAKTFTNAGNLRSHSRVHSGEKPYACGQCGKSFSGAGDLKTHLRIHTGEKPYRCQLCTKSFSQAGHLSIHRRMHTGERPYGCADCGKRFTVASSLKLHQLTHSGEKRHTCGQCSKSFSRAGHLKRHELVHTREKLHCCPLCDRRYSDQSSLKKHQKLHAESEGHQ